Proteins encoded by one window of Roseibium sp. Sym1:
- a CDS encoding TRAP transporter large permease, translating to MSLQLALCLLTLFLLAAIGTPIAYSILVGSLVYLAVAGQDIALSGEQILAGLYESFVLLAVPLFIVAANIMNAGTISERLLRFCVATVGRFRGGLGHVNVVASLIFSGMSGSAVADAAGIGKIIIEMMTRSGHYTRGYAAAITAASATIGPIIPPSIPMVLYALVSNQSIGYLFLGGIVPGVLMGAVIMGMNTVISTRRGFAHEDPVPLGDLPLHTLNAFPALLMPAILLYGIYGGVTTPTEAAAVAAAYALLLAGVFYRALTAGALYKILVESARSSAAVGLVIGGALILNYIVASENIPNQLAGMLTGLDVSPIVFLLGVNLLLLALGCVLDATTIILVIIPLFLPTCRELGIDLIHFGVVAVVNCMIGLITPPYGILLFVINAVSRIPLQEIIGEIWAFLAVLIAALVTLILVPDLILWLPRVFGYPG from the coding sequence ATGAGCCTGCAGCTGGCCCTGTGCCTCCTGACACTTTTCCTGCTGGCCGCAATCGGCACGCCCATCGCCTATTCGATCCTGGTGGGATCGCTTGTCTACCTGGCTGTTGCCGGGCAGGACATCGCCCTTTCCGGTGAACAGATCCTCGCCGGTCTCTACGAGAGCTTCGTGCTCCTGGCGGTGCCGCTGTTCATCGTGGCCGCGAACATCATGAACGCCGGAACGATTTCGGAGAGATTGCTGCGGTTCTGCGTCGCAACAGTGGGCCGGTTTCGCGGCGGACTGGGCCATGTCAACGTGGTCGCCTCCCTGATCTTTTCCGGGATGTCGGGTTCGGCCGTTGCCGATGCGGCCGGCATCGGCAAGATCATCATCGAAATGATGACCCGGAGCGGCCACTACACCCGCGGCTACGCGGCTGCCATCACCGCCGCGTCGGCAACCATCGGCCCGATCATTCCGCCGTCCATTCCCATGGTCCTCTACGCGCTGGTCTCGAACCAGTCCATCGGCTACCTGTTTCTGGGCGGGATCGTTCCCGGTGTCCTCATGGGCGCGGTGATCATGGGGATGAATACGGTCATTTCCACCCGGCGCGGGTTCGCTCATGAAGACCCGGTCCCCCTGGGGGACTTGCCGCTGCACACGCTCAATGCGTTTCCGGCCCTGCTGATGCCGGCCATCCTGCTCTACGGAATCTATGGCGGGGTGACCACGCCGACGGAAGCGGCAGCGGTTGCCGCCGCCTATGCCCTGCTACTGGCCGGGGTGTTCTACAGGGCCCTGACCGCCGGGGCGCTCTACAAGATCCTTGTTGAAAGTGCCCGCTCGTCAGCCGCCGTGGGGCTGGTGATCGGAGGCGCGCTCATCCTCAATTACATCGTTGCCTCGGAAAACATACCGAACCAGCTGGCGGGAATGCTGACCGGCCTTGATGTTTCGCCCATCGTGTTCCTGCTCGGGGTGAACCTGCTGTTGCTCGCGCTCGGATGTGTCCTCGACGCGACCACCATCATTCTCGTGATCATTCCCCTGTTTCTGCCGACCTGCCGCGAGCTGGGCATAGATCTCATCCACTTCGGCGTGGTCGCCGTCGTGAATTGCATGATTGGCCTGATCACGCCGCCCTACGGGATCCTGCTCTTCGTCATCAATGCGGTGAGCCGGATTCCGCTGCAGGAGATCATTGGCGAGATCTGGGCGTTCCTGGCCGTGCTCATTGCGGCCCTTGTTACGCTGATCCTGGTGCCGGATCTCATCTTGTGGCTGCCGCGCGTGTTCGGGTATCCGGGATGA
- a CDS encoding shikimate dehydrogenase has translation MIAGQQPLGTPRTILAGLVGSGIQRSRTPAMHEAEGAANGIRLVYRLFDTGEMGARPPPLAEILRSAEVCGFSGLNVTYPFKLEVMEHLDELSENARAIGAVNTVVFAEGKRVGHNTDLWGFAESFRRALPGVPRRRVLLVGAGGAGVAAAFAMMENGAEHLRIHDKDPAKAAAVADAVCRQKGPGAASLANDLAEASRDIDGLINATPVGMDKLPGTPFPLDLLCPSMWVADVIYFPLETELLKAAQDRGCLVMGGAGMAVFQAVRAFELFTGITPDPDRFSECFASLG, from the coding sequence ATGATTGCCGGTCAGCAGCCGCTTGGGACGCCCCGGACAATTCTCGCAGGCCTCGTCGGCAGCGGTATCCAGAGGTCGCGGACCCCGGCCATGCATGAGGCGGAAGGGGCGGCCAACGGTATCCGCCTGGTGTACCGCCTGTTTGACACGGGCGAAATGGGAGCCCGGCCGCCGCCGCTGGCAGAGATCCTGCGATCTGCCGAGGTTTGCGGGTTTTCGGGCTTGAACGTGACGTATCCGTTCAAGCTGGAGGTGATGGAGCATCTGGACGAGCTGTCCGAGAACGCCAGGGCCATCGGCGCGGTCAACACGGTTGTGTTCGCGGAGGGAAAGCGGGTTGGCCACAACACCGATCTATGGGGCTTTGCCGAGAGCTTCCGCCGCGCCCTGCCGGGTGTCCCAAGGCGAAGGGTCCTGCTTGTCGGTGCCGGAGGAGCCGGTGTCGCCGCTGCCTTCGCCATGATGGAGAACGGCGCGGAGCACTTGCGCATCCATGACAAGGATCCGGCGAAGGCCGCTGCCGTTGCGGACGCGGTCTGCCGGCAAAAAGGACCCGGAGCGGCCTCCCTTGCCAATGACCTGGCCGAAGCAAGCCGTGACATCGATGGCCTGATCAACGCGACGCCTGTCGGCATGGACAAGCTTCCGGGGACACCCTTTCCGCTGGACTTGCTGTGTCCCTCCATGTGGGTCGCCGACGTCATCTATTTCCCCCTCGAAACCGAACTCCTCAAAGCGGCGCAAGACAGAGGATGCCTGGTCATGGGGGGTGCCGGCATGGCGGTCTTCCAGGCCGTGCGCGCATTTGAACTCTTTACCGGGATCACGCCGGATCCCGACCGTTTTTCCGAGTGTTTCGCAAGTCTGGGATAG
- a CDS encoding methyl-accepting chemotaxis protein translates to MLKKIGLSAKVQFLVVGLVAVASAAVGVASYFTSRESLNEIIQDRLQTAIDAGKSDLEAYLAGIQTDLELVSQHPGTVSAAKEFAATWQFWSELGGQPSVELREAYIENNPHPAGEKQKLDAAQTGSGYDQAHLKYHPWFRKLHEDRGYYDVFLFNPNGDLVYSVFKELDFATNFAAGGGQWADTDLGKVFREAMASPDRPVFRDFNRYGPSGDAPASFVAKAIVDGQGKVAGVLAYQLPIDRINLIMAQELGLGETGELILVGQDGLLRSSSKTTSEEADILQTRLELPLIDASLDTGTASGTAAIGGGAEYAIEGAAMDFLGSRFVVLAVESVEEASRTLVTMRNRMLLTGLALLAVATLVGVLSARSITRPIKRIAQAMMSLADGKLDVKLPTENRGDEIGEMFRTVAIFKENAVARSHLEKMNQSERGRERRRQAHLDEVISKFRSAMTSRLEMVAGQMELMRQSSSALDELAEQSFRQSSAASESTSTASQSVTSVATATEQLTSTVQEIAKQTESTSVLVDRTVEEAADANRNVMALSEVAERIGGVVSLIRDIAEQTNLLALNATIEAARAGELGRGFAVVASEVKELAEQTSKATDEISSQIEEVQDSVRRAVSSIENIGARVGEVRSLTTVVAGAVEEQHVSTQDIAQSAQDAASGTGVAATNMNDVAAAIQQTRGEAGTVNTATFMVAETSKGLASDVETFLKAVTEDVEDRRLALRVPGKGPVSVEDARGNQHVATLIDISVSGAQISKLENMAIEDDVTLIFGGTRAIGGKIVRESENGFGIAFEQQLEEDDYLLAA, encoded by the coding sequence TTGCTCAAGAAAATCGGATTATCGGCCAAGGTCCAGTTCCTGGTTGTCGGCCTGGTGGCCGTCGCGAGTGCGGCCGTTGGTGTCGCCAGTTATTTCACGTCGCGCGAAAGCCTCAACGAGATTATCCAGGATCGTCTCCAGACCGCGATTGATGCCGGCAAGTCGGACCTGGAAGCTTATCTTGCAGGAATTCAGACTGACCTGGAGCTGGTCTCACAGCATCCCGGAACCGTGTCCGCTGCGAAGGAGTTCGCCGCGACCTGGCAATTCTGGTCGGAACTCGGTGGGCAACCGAGTGTGGAACTTCGCGAGGCCTACATTGAGAACAATCCGCACCCGGCCGGCGAAAAGCAGAAGCTCGACGCTGCCCAAACAGGCTCCGGCTATGATCAGGCTCATCTGAAGTATCATCCCTGGTTCCGCAAGCTGCACGAAGACAGGGGGTACTACGACGTCTTTCTGTTCAATCCGAACGGCGACCTGGTCTACAGCGTCTTCAAGGAGCTCGATTTCGCCACCAACTTTGCCGCCGGAGGCGGCCAATGGGCGGACACGGATCTCGGGAAGGTCTTCCGCGAAGCGATGGCAAGCCCGGACCGGCCCGTCTTTCGCGACTTCAACAGATACGGCCCAAGCGGCGACGCTCCTGCAAGCTTTGTCGCAAAGGCCATCGTCGATGGCCAGGGCAAGGTGGCGGGCGTGCTTGCCTATCAGCTGCCCATCGACAGGATCAACCTCATCATGGCTCAGGAACTGGGCCTTGGCGAGACCGGCGAGCTCATTCTGGTCGGGCAGGACGGGCTGCTTCGAAGCAGCTCGAAGACCACTTCCGAGGAAGCGGACATCCTCCAGACACGACTCGAACTGCCTCTGATAGACGCCTCGCTTGACACCGGTACGGCATCCGGCACTGCCGCGATTGGAGGTGGAGCGGAGTATGCGATCGAAGGGGCCGCCATGGATTTTCTCGGCTCCCGGTTCGTCGTACTGGCAGTCGAAAGTGTCGAGGAAGCCTCGCGCACGCTCGTCACCATGCGGAACCGGATGCTGCTCACCGGTCTGGCCCTTCTCGCGGTCGCAACCCTGGTCGGCGTCCTCAGCGCCCGGTCGATCACGAGGCCGATCAAGCGCATTGCCCAGGCGATGATGTCGCTGGCCGACGGCAAGCTGGACGTCAAGTTGCCCACGGAAAATCGGGGCGACGAAATCGGTGAGATGTTCCGCACGGTCGCGATTTTCAAGGAAAACGCCGTGGCCCGGTCGCATCTTGAAAAGATGAACCAAAGCGAACGCGGACGGGAACGCCGCCGCCAGGCCCATCTGGACGAGGTCATTTCCAAATTCAGGTCGGCCATGACGAGCAGGCTGGAGATGGTCGCCGGACAGATGGAGCTGATGAGGCAGAGTTCGTCGGCGCTTGACGAACTTGCGGAACAGTCGTTTCGGCAGTCGTCGGCTGCAAGTGAATCCACTTCGACCGCTTCGCAGAGCGTGACCTCCGTTGCGACGGCAACGGAACAATTGACATCGACCGTTCAGGAGATCGCCAAGCAGACGGAGAGTACCAGCGTCCTGGTGGACCGCACGGTCGAGGAAGCCGCCGATGCGAACCGGAATGTCATGGCCCTGTCGGAGGTCGCAGAGCGCATCGGTGGTGTCGTCAGCCTGATCCGCGACATCGCGGAACAGACCAACCTTCTTGCGCTCAATGCGACGATCGAAGCGGCGCGCGCGGGGGAACTGGGGCGCGGATTTGCGGTCGTTGCGTCGGAGGTGAAGGAGCTCGCGGAGCAGACCTCCAAGGCCACGGACGAAATTTCCAGCCAGATTGAAGAAGTCCAGGATTCCGTTCGCCGCGCCGTGAGTTCGATTGAGAATATCGGGGCGCGTGTAGGCGAAGTCCGTTCTCTGACCACGGTTGTCGCCGGGGCTGTCGAGGAGCAGCATGTCTCGACGCAGGATATCGCACAATCCGCGCAGGACGCGGCGTCCGGTACCGGTGTCGCGGCGACCAACATGAACGATGTCGCAGCTGCCATTCAGCAGACGCGCGGCGAGGCCGGGACCGTGAACACGGCGACTTTCATGGTCGCTGAAACCAGCAAGGGCCTTGCCAGCGATGTTGAAACCTTCCTGAAAGCCGTGACCGAGGATGTCGAAGACCGCCGACTGGCGTTGCGCGTTCCCGGAAAGGGCCCAGTGAGCGTGGAAGACGCCCGCGGCAACCAGCATGTCGCAACGCTGATCGATATCAGCGTGTCGGGCGCGCAGATTTCGAAGCTCGAGAACATGGCCATCGAGGACGATGTCACCCTGATTTTCGGTGGCACGCGCGCAATCGGCGGCAAGATTGTCCGCGAAAGCGAGAACGGGTTCGGGATTGCCTTTGAACAGCAGCTTGAAGAGGACGATTACCTGCTTGCGGCATGA
- a CDS encoding BLUF domain-containing protein translates to MYLTSLIYASRARNIDEDALRVILEKARKNNERLDVTGVLLFNSSYFLQCLEGGRESVNFLYRTILRDDRHDDPAILDYRTIDCRKFEKWRMAYVGESVLRRDEILKCSVSSTFQPYNMSGEGAWQLLASIGSLSETQP, encoded by the coding sequence ATGTATTTGACGAGCTTGATCTATGCCAGTCGGGCGAGGAACATCGACGAAGACGCCTTGAGAGTGATCCTTGAGAAGGCGCGCAAGAACAACGAAAGGCTGGATGTCACGGGCGTGCTCCTGTTCAACAGCAGCTATTTTCTGCAGTGCCTCGAGGGTGGGCGGGAGAGCGTCAACTTCCTGTACCGCACCATTCTTCGCGACGACCGCCACGACGATCCGGCAATACTGGACTACCGGACCATCGACTGCAGGAAATTCGAGAAGTGGCGCATGGCCTATGTGGGGGAAAGCGTTCTGCGCCGGGATGAGATCCTGAAGTGCTCGGTAAGCAGCACTTTTCAGCCCTACAACATGTCGGGTGAAGGGGCGTGGCAGTTGCTTGCCTCGATCGGCTCCTTGTCCGAGACGCAGCCCTGA
- a CDS encoding STAS domain-containing protein, whose product MSTEVELPEILDLESVPKLRECLAGALSEQSEIQIDAGKVERIGTPAVQVLLAAAAELAGEKRRLVLTGSSSVFQSAFEDLGLSSQYAEWSKS is encoded by the coding sequence ATGTCAACTGAGGTGGAACTACCCGAGATACTCGACCTTGAGTCGGTTCCAAAGCTTCGCGAATGCCTGGCCGGGGCGCTTTCCGAGCAGAGCGAAATTCAAATCGACGCCGGAAAGGTCGAGCGGATCGGCACACCCGCGGTTCAGGTCCTGCTTGCAGCGGCTGCTGAACTGGCGGGGGAAAAGCGTCGTCTGGTGCTGACCGGTTCATCATCTGTCTTCCAGTCGGCCTTCGAAGATCTCGGATTGAGTAGCCAATATGCGGAGTGGAGCAAGTCATAA
- a CDS encoding response regulator — MSKKVLTVDDSKTMRDMVRFTLSGVGFDVVEAQDGVQALSLLDSTKVDLIITDINMPNMDGVTLVKRVRGGSNHRGVPILVLTTEGGDAKKAEGKAAGATGWIVKPFTPDKLVQVVNKVCP; from the coding sequence ATGAGCAAGAAGGTTTTGACCGTCGATGATTCCAAGACCATGCGCGACATGGTCCGTTTCACTCTGAGTGGCGTTGGGTTTGATGTTGTCGAAGCCCAGGACGGGGTTCAGGCGCTGTCACTTCTGGACAGCACGAAAGTCGACCTGATCATCACCGATATCAACATGCCGAACATGGACGGCGTGACCCTCGTCAAGCGCGTGCGCGGCGGAAGCAACCATAGGGGCGTGCCAATCCTGGTGCTGACCACCGAAGGCGGCGACGCCAAGAAGGCAGAGGGCAAGGCCGCCGGTGCAACGGGTTGGATCGTCAAGCCTTTCACCCCGGACAAGCTCGTCCAGGTCGTCAACAAAGTCTGCCCGTAA
- a CDS encoding chemotaxis protein CheA — protein sequence MTGSSFTPDNLAQFKATFFDECAELLVDLEERLNEMQAETADSEALNAIFRAVHSIKAGAGAFGFTQLVEFAHRYEALLDRMRDGLVQQTAAVATVLIHAGDILAGLVEAARSGEERSKDYGSEVSVEIDLLLAQVDGLESVITPVAAQGCDSDGGGEEPDRQPDTTVYVIDFAPRTELFRHANEPLLLIRELKGLGDLQIECFTDRLPGLRVMEPEDAYLRWRVTLTTDKSLDEVREVFEFVEDDCELAISAVAAEPEPREEDQDATAAGTRDADPAPSVEAPAVTDNAAPAADDAPATDGAAPSVQPAEERPAKTVSSKAAPQSGGVSSIRVDLDRVDRLVNVVGELVIAHSMQSQLNLNSGADFQSNQNNEDMTRVIRELQECVMAIRMQPVKSVFSRMPRLVREVAAKVNKQVRLLTEGEQTEVDKTVIEELADPLTHMIRNAIDHGIETPEEREAAGKQPMGKIKLSARHAGGNIIIQVIDNGAGINKEALLKKAISKGIVSEDAKLTDEEIEELIFAPGFSTAGSVTDVSGRGVGMDVVRRNINKLGGRISLHSTQGKGTCFTLTIPLSLAVLDGMLVAIGSEKYILPLASIIESFRPQGEQIRALAGGGEVVSMRGEYIRLIRVHHLFNIKDAVTDPRRGLVVVTETANGGKVGLLVDELIGQQQVVIKSIQENFDPVPGVSGATILGDGRVALILDIEQLKTMPAASGELWRPSSAAQTEQLAEEAQGNGQNAHVSAPTTDPEGRQLPITV from the coding sequence ATGACCGGGTCGTCCTTCACTCCAGATAATCTTGCCCAGTTCAAGGCGACATTCTTTGACGAATGCGCCGAGTTGCTGGTTGATCTGGAGGAGCGTCTCAACGAGATGCAGGCGGAAACGGCCGACTCGGAAGCCCTGAATGCGATCTTCCGCGCCGTTCACTCCATCAAGGCCGGCGCCGGCGCGTTCGGTTTCACCCAGCTTGTCGAATTCGCGCACCGCTATGAAGCGCTCCTGGACAGGATGCGCGACGGACTCGTTCAGCAGACCGCCGCGGTCGCAACGGTTCTGATCCACGCCGGAGATATCCTTGCAGGCCTGGTTGAAGCCGCGCGTTCCGGAGAGGAGCGCAGCAAGGATTATGGCTCGGAAGTCAGTGTCGAGATCGATCTGCTTCTGGCGCAGGTCGACGGCCTGGAATCCGTCATCACACCGGTGGCGGCGCAGGGTTGCGACAGTGACGGCGGCGGCGAGGAACCCGACAGGCAGCCGGATACAACCGTCTATGTAATCGATTTCGCGCCCAGGACGGAGCTTTTCCGTCATGCCAACGAACCGCTTCTGCTGATCCGGGAACTCAAGGGGCTGGGTGATCTGCAGATCGAGTGTTTCACGGACCGTCTGCCCGGTCTCAGGGTCATGGAGCCGGAAGACGCCTATCTGCGCTGGCGTGTGACACTGACCACCGACAAGAGCCTCGACGAGGTCCGGGAAGTTTTCGAGTTTGTTGAAGACGATTGCGAACTTGCAATCTCTGCGGTGGCGGCCGAGCCCGAGCCGCGGGAAGAGGACCAGGACGCAACGGCCGCCGGGACACGGGACGCGGATCCGGCCCCGTCGGTCGAAGCGCCGGCCGTGACGGACAATGCGGCGCCGGCGGCAGACGATGCGCCTGCGACCGATGGCGCCGCACCGTCGGTGCAACCGGCTGAAGAACGGCCCGCGAAGACCGTCAGCTCCAAGGCCGCGCCACAGTCCGGCGGCGTCAGTTCGATCCGTGTCGATCTCGACCGTGTCGACCGGCTGGTCAACGTTGTCGGGGAGCTGGTGATCGCGCATTCCATGCAATCGCAGCTGAACCTGAACTCGGGAGCCGATTTCCAGTCGAACCAGAACAACGAAGACATGACCCGGGTTATCCGGGAACTTCAGGAATGCGTGATGGCCATCCGCATGCAGCCCGTAAAGTCGGTGTTTTCGAGAATGCCCCGCCTCGTGCGTGAGGTCGCCGCCAAGGTGAACAAGCAGGTTCGCCTGCTGACGGAAGGTGAGCAGACCGAAGTCGACAAGACCGTTATCGAGGAGCTGGCCGACCCGCTCACCCACATGATCCGCAACGCGATCGATCACGGCATAGAAACGCCGGAGGAGCGCGAGGCTGCCGGCAAACAGCCCATGGGCAAGATCAAGCTCTCGGCGCGTCATGCGGGCGGCAACATCATCATCCAGGTCATCGACAATGGCGCCGGCATCAACAAGGAGGCCCTGCTGAAGAAGGCCATCAGCAAGGGCATCGTCTCCGAGGACGCCAAACTCACGGATGAAGAGATCGAGGAACTCATCTTCGCACCCGGATTTTCCACTGCGGGCTCGGTGACCGATGTGTCCGGCCGTGGTGTCGGAATGGATGTGGTCCGGCGCAACATCAACAAGCTCGGAGGGCGGATATCGCTGCATTCGACGCAAGGAAAGGGAACCTGCTTCACGCTGACGATCCCTCTCTCTCTTGCTGTTCTGGACGGAATGCTGGTCGCCATCGGGTCCGAGAAATACATTCTGCCGCTTGCCAGCATCATCGAGAGTTTCCGGCCTCAGGGAGAACAGATCCGTGCGCTCGCAGGCGGGGGCGAAGTCGTCTCCATGCGGGGCGAGTACATTCGCCTGATCCGGGTGCACCACCTGTTCAACATCAAGGACGCGGTGACAGATCCGCGCCGGGGCCTCGTCGTCGTCACGGAAACCGCGAATGGCGGCAAGGTCGGACTTCTCGTCGATGAACTGATCGGACAGCAGCAGGTCGTCATCAAGAGCATTCAGGAGAACTTCGATCCGGTACCGGGCGTTTCCGGCGCGACGATTCTGGGCGACGGCCGGGTGGCGCTGATCCTGGACATCGAACAGTTGAAGACGATGCCCGCCGCCAGCGGCGAACTTTGGCGGCCGTCGTCCGCAGCCCAGACGGAACAGCTTGCCGAAGAGGCACAAGGCAATGGCCAGAATGCGCATGTGTCGGCGCCCACGACAGATCCGGAAGGCCGGCAGCTGCCGATAACCGTTTGA
- a CDS encoding chemotaxis protein CheW, translating to MSEQIDNPLQDEVSREASPVESRNIQQFISFKVGDEEFAIDIMAVREIKGWTATAPLPNQPEYNLGVLNLRGTIVPTFDLRCRFGMGRTKTTPYHVVIIASVQERTIGLLVDAVSDILTVNEDQIRPVPDMERITAAEFLSGIITVEESMVVLLSLEKLFHRGETSSSAELAA from the coding sequence ATGAGCGAGCAGATCGATAATCCCCTGCAGGACGAGGTGTCCCGAGAAGCATCGCCCGTCGAGAGCAGGAACATACAACAGTTCATCAGCTTCAAGGTAGGCGACGAGGAATTTGCGATCGACATCATGGCGGTCCGCGAAATCAAGGGCTGGACGGCGACCGCGCCATTGCCGAACCAGCCGGAATACAATCTCGGCGTTCTGAATTTGCGCGGGACGATCGTGCCGACCTTTGACTTGCGATGCCGGTTCGGCATGGGGCGAACAAAGACGACACCGTATCACGTGGTCATTATCGCGAGCGTGCAGGAGCGGACCATCGGTCTGCTCGTGGATGCCGTTTCCGACATTCTCACCGTCAATGAAGACCAGATCCGGCCGGTGCCGGACATGGAACGCATCACTGCGGCGGAATTCCTGTCGGGCATCATCACCGTCGAGGAAAGCATGGTCGTCCTGCTTTCACTCGAGAAACTCTTTCATCGCGGCGAGACATCTTCGTCCGCCGAACTCGCCGCTTAG